A single Paratractidigestivibacter faecalis DNA region contains:
- a CDS encoding HPr family phosphocarrier protein: protein MIKIERQVTDPLGFHIQLAVLLAGEAQRWRSRVTFRHGQSAVDAADLMALLSLGVPSGSSIEICVEGPDEATAAEAIRDLARTF from the coding sequence ATGATCAAGATCGAGCGCCAGGTCACAGACCCCCTGGGCTTCCACATCCAGCTTGCCGTGCTCCTTGCCGGCGAGGCTCAGCGCTGGCGCAGCCGCGTGACCTTCCGCCACGGCCAGAGCGCGGTCGACGCCGCCGACCTCATGGCCCTTCTCAGCCTGGGCGTGCCCAGCGGCTCCAGCATAGAGATCTGCGTCGAGGGGCCCGACGAGGCCACCGCCGCAGAGGCCATCCGCGACCTGGCGAGGACGTTCTAG